Proteins found in one Plasmodium relictum strain SGS1 genome assembly, chromosome: 13 genomic segment:
- a CDS encoding exonuclease, putative, which translates to MKSLKYVCNNNYIKKNKIFHHNIVNFTVLKNFKNEELIKNSKKIYCKRYTSSISRECKAFNEYNKTRFKLENNTTKNNYKNIKVIENEKESEKAVEEINQNDIIAVDFEGTNLGKYGKVCIMQVYTEKRNNNKADDKVIEKYYIFDLLKLSVINSVKKIIENKRTLKLVHDCREDSSALYNQLGIKFENVYDTSRAHMLLMQKRRNRDIYQVSFLQLLNDYLGIKDECLNNIKKEMYKNEKIWEMRPLSKMCIIYALKNVKYLLPLYKIFDKMVSKKEVLEKSKDFVNYCFLNSRYKLPNDLAKRGNIIEAMLVSKSLINCVFKLNSTRKGIACTPSSVAQFRDVNVGDVVLCVVSNKSIDQKVLYLCKHDDVYDYWNLKERPRGKFKPSIHENNTDPMIMFCDEELST; encoded by the coding sequence ATGAAATCATTGAAATATGtatgtaataataattatataaaaaaaaataaaatttttcatcATAATATAGTTAATTTTacagttttaaaaaattttaaaaatgaagaattaatcaaaaattcaaaaaaaatttattgtaAAAGATATACTTCAAGTATTTCAAGAGAATGTAAAGcatttaatgaatataaCAAAACAAGGtttaaattagaaaataatactacaaaaaataattataaaaatattaaagttATAGAGAACGAAAAAGAAAGTGAAAAAGCTGTTGAAGaaataaatcaaaatgaCATTATTGCAGTAGATTTTGAAGGTACAAATTTAGGTAAATATGGCAAAGTGTGTATTATGCAAGTTTATACagaaaaaaggaataataataaagcaGATGATAAAGTGATTgagaaatattatatatttgattTACTAAAATTATCAGTTATAAATAgcgtaaaaaaaataattgaaaataaaagaacACTGAAATTAGTACACGATTGCAGAGAAGATAGCTCAGCCTTGTATAACCAATTAGGtataaaatttgaaaatgTTTATGATACATCAAGAGCGCATATGTTACTTATGCAAAAAAGGAGAAATAGAGATATATATCAAGTAAGTTTTTTGCAGCTTCTGAATGATTACTTGGGAATTAAAGATGAATGcctaaataatataaaaaaagaaatgtataaaaatgaaaaaatttggGAAATGAGACCACTAAGTAAAATGTGCATTATTTATGCcttaaaaaatgttaaatatttattaccTTTGTACaaaatttttgataaaatgGTTTCCAAAAAGGAAGTTTTGGAAAAATCAAAAGATTTCGTAAACTACTGTTTCCTTAATTCTCGCTATAAATTACCGAATGATTTAGCTAAAAGGGGAAATATAATAGAAGCGATGCTAGTAAGCAAATCATTGATAAATTgtgtttttaaattaaatagtaCAAGAAAAGGCATAGCATGTACTCCATCATCTGTTGCACAATTTCGTGATGTCAATGTAGGTGATGTTGTTTTGTGTGTAGTAAGCAATAAATCAATAGATCAAAaagttttatatttatgtaaacATGATGATGTATATGATTACTGGAATTTGAAAGAAAGACCAAGGGGAAAATTTAAGCCCTCTATACATGAAAATAATACTGATCCTATGATTATGTTTTGTGATGAGGAACTTTCAACttaa